A stretch of the Bacillus sp. FJAT-18017 genome encodes the following:
- a CDS encoding DHHW family protein, which translates to MMRYKIKDVFIVVVFFGFIFAFAILSLLGADNVSSQLESRKLAEKPVADPELILSGEYFKNYEKYFSDQFPLRNNWIEANALLDRKLLKKDYIRDIYIADDGYMITPVNPANKGNSIPGIQKKIDTFASELKEQNVKTYFALVPNKSTVMEDKLPDYIESHANDYSDRLLKGFSADVGAIDFRDEILSQMEEEENLYFYSDHHWKPKAALIAYQKIINEMSQAFPEVGKPLEANDFVWKEHPSKFFGSEARKVTKVNVPKPDTVTIVEAKDKQKPLTVCYSGDCNKSLYNLNVLENEETYTNRYTTYMSGDVKEGIIKNPNVKNGLKVLILKDSYANPLIQFMAMNFEETRLLDLRKHKNLDVKEYALKHNIDAVLFVHNINSIVITPAFINLGGSN; encoded by the coding sequence ATGATGCGCTATAAAATAAAAGATGTTTTTATTGTGGTAGTATTCTTCGGTTTTATCTTTGCATTTGCGATACTTTCTTTGCTTGGAGCAGACAATGTTTCTTCCCAACTCGAAAGCAGAAAGCTTGCTGAAAAACCGGTTGCCGATCCTGAACTGATTTTGTCAGGAGAATACTTTAAAAACTATGAGAAATACTTTTCGGACCAGTTTCCGCTTCGTAATAATTGGATTGAAGCCAATGCGTTGCTGGACCGGAAGTTGTTAAAGAAGGATTATATCAGGGATATTTATATCGCCGATGATGGCTATATGATTACGCCGGTAAACCCTGCCAACAAGGGGAACTCTATTCCTGGAATTCAGAAAAAAATTGATACATTTGCCAGTGAACTTAAGGAACAGAACGTGAAAACATATTTTGCTCTTGTTCCCAACAAGTCTACGGTAATGGAAGATAAATTGCCTGACTACATCGAAAGCCATGCGAATGACTATTCAGATAGGCTGTTAAAAGGCTTTTCTGCTGATGTTGGCGCGATTGATTTTAGGGATGAAATCCTCTCCCAAATGGAAGAGGAAGAGAATCTTTATTTTTATTCAGACCACCACTGGAAGCCCAAGGCAGCCCTTATTGCTTACCAGAAAATTATTAATGAAATGTCGCAGGCTTTTCCCGAAGTGGGCAAACCGCTTGAAGCAAATGACTTTGTATGGAAAGAACATCCATCGAAGTTTTTTGGGTCTGAGGCCAGGAAGGTTACCAAAGTAAACGTACCGAAGCCTGACACAGTGACGATTGTGGAAGCGAAAGACAAACAAAAGCCTTTGACCGTTTGTTACAGTGGGGATTGCAATAAGAGTCTATATAATTTGAATGTCCTTGAGAACGAAGAAACGTATACAAATCGATATACGACTTATATGTCCGGGGATGTAAAAGAAGGAATCATTAAGAACCCGAATGTAAAAAATGGCTTGAAGGTTTTAATCCTAAAGGACTCCTATGCCAATCCTTTGATACAGTTCATGGCTATGAATTTTGAGGAAACACGGCTGCTGGATTTAAGAAAGCATAAAAACCTTGATGTTAAAGAGTATGCACTTAAGCATAATATCGATGCGGTCCTTTTCGTTCATAATATTAATTCAATTGTCATAACCCCGGCCTTCATTAATCTGGGTGGGAGCAACTAA
- a CDS encoding LTA synthase family protein has protein sequence MESLAKEQMNIEQPDQKARFSVDIKRLAVALLTVFFMVGLPVLTLIASEVIVRGALEMPFLDWAKEFTKRFALNAILLIALFNIFYILPRKWFMISSLFVSSILLVFAIANKVKLEIRNAPIAFSDLTLIKELQGLENPIELNLVAIIGAIVGLVAVIVAIVFLVPRYKEFWVLKAAVFLVSVAFLYIFIAEKPVSPMKMVQFQNTWWRQELGTMRNGLYGNFVLLAKQNKINPPKGYSEQTIGKIGAKYKPSVPAAKGEKPNVIFLMSEAFIDPYSFGKQYFTEDPIPNFRKLFSESMHGTMYSPEFGGGTANVEFEALTGLSRQFMPDNTVAYQLYVKKPLPSVAYLFREAGYETTAIHSFYNWYYQRRPVYKNLGFNRFVPGEFMDLEHEMGTGHGYPEDTQTMKTILETLDYTEERDFLHVVSIEAHQPYPKIPDSKFLKKGLLPEETRQYLNNYTERIHNVDKKLGQLIEDLEKRNEPTILVFFGDHYPAFESNYRVYGNAGTKVAHNILGDYEDFMASHKVPYFIWNSEENKPSELDLTPNQFGAIALDMAGVQGNTVTAILDKMRSVGDSVIPYSKWQKQMGQQTKEMKDLRMLQYDLLHGKRYSNNAIDGLIDSPSKDYYLGLYKTMKLVSMEETGGKYKVVVKGAPKYSNLVEESSKEIETEWEDGGTGVAIFFVKKEDVDPDKTYRFIVEDSLGNNLRATKNFSLKNK, from the coding sequence ATGGAGTCTTTGGCTAAAGAGCAAATGAATATAGAGCAGCCTGACCAAAAAGCCCGATTTTCAGTCGATATAAAAAGGCTTGCTGTAGCCCTGTTAACTGTTTTTTTTATGGTGGGACTGCCAGTTCTGACTCTTATTGCGAGTGAGGTAATTGTCAGAGGAGCACTTGAAATGCCTTTTCTCGATTGGGCAAAGGAGTTTACCAAAAGGTTTGCCCTAAACGCAATTCTTCTTATCGCCTTATTTAATATCTTTTATATATTGCCGCGTAAGTGGTTTATGATATCGAGTTTATTTGTAAGCAGTATTCTGCTAGTTTTTGCAATAGCGAATAAAGTGAAATTGGAAATTAGAAATGCACCTATTGCTTTTAGTGATTTAACATTAATAAAGGAGCTCCAGGGCCTTGAAAATCCAATTGAACTTAACCTGGTCGCAATTATTGGAGCCATTGTCGGGCTAGTTGCCGTAATTGTGGCCATTGTGTTCCTGGTTCCTCGGTATAAGGAATTCTGGGTATTGAAAGCTGCGGTTTTCCTTGTCTCGGTTGCCTTCCTGTATATCTTCATTGCCGAGAAACCTGTTTCACCTATGAAAATGGTACAATTTCAGAATACATGGTGGAGGCAGGAGCTTGGCACGATGCGCAATGGGTTATATGGGAACTTTGTCCTGTTGGCCAAGCAAAACAAGATTAACCCGCCAAAAGGCTATTCCGAGCAGACGATAGGAAAAATTGGTGCCAAATACAAGCCTTCTGTTCCGGCGGCAAAAGGTGAAAAGCCAAATGTGATCTTTTTAATGAGCGAAGCATTTATTGATCCTTATAGTTTTGGAAAACAATATTTTACGGAAGATCCGATTCCAAACTTTAGAAAGCTTTTCAGCGAATCCATGCATGGCACGATGTACTCTCCTGAATTCGGCGGAGGTACCGCCAATGTCGAATTCGAGGCACTCACTGGCTTGAGCAGGCAGTTTATGCCTGATAATACAGTTGCATACCAGCTTTATGTCAAGAAGCCGCTTCCGTCGGTTGCCTATTTATTCCGCGAAGCGGGATACGAAACTACGGCTATCCATTCGTTTTACAACTGGTACTACCAGCGACGGCCAGTGTATAAAAATCTTGGCTTCAACAGGTTTGTTCCAGGAGAATTCATGGATCTGGAGCATGAGATGGGAACAGGGCATGGTTATCCAGAGGACACTCAAACGATGAAAACGATTCTTGAGACGCTTGATTACACAGAAGAGCGGGATTTCCTTCATGTTGTTTCTATTGAAGCTCACCAGCCTTACCCAAAGATCCCGGACTCCAAATTTTTGAAAAAAGGTCTCCTTCCTGAAGAAACCAGGCAATATCTCAATAATTACACAGAGCGTATCCATAACGTGGACAAGAAGCTGGGCCAATTGATAGAGGATTTGGAAAAACGAAATGAACCAACGATTCTCGTATTCTTTGGGGATCATTACCCAGCATTTGAGAGTAACTACCGTGTCTACGGGAATGCAGGAACAAAAGTCGCCCATAATATTTTGGGAGATTATGAGGATTTTATGGCCTCCCACAAAGTCCCATATTTCATCTGGAATTCCGAAGAGAATAAGCCTTCCGAGCTTGATCTAACACCGAATCAATTCGGCGCAATTGCCCTTGATATGGCTGGGGTACAGGGGAATACTGTCACTGCGATTCTGGATAAAATGAGATCGGTCGGTGACTCGGTGATCCCATATAGTAAGTGGCAAAAGCAAATGGGCCAGCAAACGAAGGAAATGAAAGATTTGCGTATGCTCCAGTACGACTTGCTGCATGGAAAAAGGTATAGCAATAACGCGATAGACGGCCTTATTGACTCTCCTTCTAAGGATTACTATCTCGGCCTCTACAAAACCATGAAGCTTGTAAGCATGGAGGAAACTGGCGGTAAATATAAAGTAGTCGTAAAAGGCGCGCCTAAGTACTCTAACCTGGTAGAGGAGAGTAGCAAGGAAATCGAGACAGAGTGGGAAGACGGAGGGACAGGAGTGGCAATATTCTTTGTTAAAAAAGAAGATGTTGATCCTGATAAAACCTATCGCTTCATAGTAGAGGATTCTCTTGGAAATAACCTCCGGGCAACGAAGAATTTTTCGTTGAAAAATAAATAA
- a CDS encoding PA14 domain-containing protein encodes MIALFFIFPEGKAHAAEENWKASFYPQLNYQGTPIVKTYSDVNFSWGGNSPVAGIPKDSFSAKISKRVTISEPGLYTFSGTADDGIRIYVNGKNRLNKWTDGVHNFSTNVYLTQGTHVVTIGYYDKKWSATLKVDLAKADEQLQEDTWKATYYPSLNFTGIPVTATVNELDFSWGGNSPAEGIPTDNFTAVYAKQLVLDKPKKFKLSGKADDGIRVYVDGKKEVDLWQDGVNPFEKELSLEAGTHTILVEYYDKKWSATLKLGLEDITPVPVPEVPAGHWSASFYPTADLTGTPVQTSYQDLNFSWGGGSPDPAIPADNFSAVFEKTVTVDETGNYKIIGTADDGMKIYVDGVLKVNEWKDGVSQINESITLAEGSHKIRVEYYDRKWSATLRLDLIEDFWRAQIYPTAGLTGTPVNLAYADLNLSWGAGSPHSSIPVDGFSGIFEKQINIEKAGKYRLTGKADDGARIYVDGIKQVDVWKDGVNTISHDLTLSKGLHTIKVEYYDRKWSATLNLDLKEVLIGKSFTYTSYPNTLAEAVAIQMNYSQTDKKYDAYVRSDALTVDTATPNTGIVNGVGWNVRGGKPIDGWVLGKLNDKERVSILSKTAKLTDGYIWYKINYNRSWVNPSPEDISYYLNPNTFPLESRQSYQFIKLSQPAESDPNEVNQKVLASKGVLTAKASVFLQAGRSYNINEIYLIAHALHETGNGTSHLGTGVKVNVKRDANGNVVKDGSGNTEIVVLDRSATKYDAIVYNMYGIGAYDSCALNCGAKKAYNEGWTTVDKAIIGGAQFVAESYIHRGQDTLYKMKFNPARPGYHQYATDIGWAVKQTPNIYNIYQMLDSYSLIFDIPSYK; translated from the coding sequence TTGATCGCGCTTTTCTTTATATTCCCAGAGGGCAAAGCGCATGCCGCAGAAGAAAATTGGAAGGCTTCCTTTTACCCTCAGCTTAATTATCAAGGAACGCCGATTGTGAAGACCTATAGCGATGTGAATTTTTCATGGGGAGGCAATTCTCCCGTTGCTGGTATTCCTAAAGATTCCTTTTCTGCAAAAATATCAAAACGGGTCACAATAAGTGAACCTGGTCTATATACGTTTAGCGGAACAGCAGACGATGGGATCCGCATTTATGTGAACGGTAAAAATAGATTGAATAAGTGGACGGATGGCGTTCATAACTTCAGTACCAATGTCTATCTTACCCAGGGCACCCATGTTGTGACGATCGGCTATTACGATAAGAAGTGGAGTGCTACGCTGAAGGTGGACCTGGCAAAAGCTGATGAGCAGCTGCAGGAAGATACCTGGAAAGCAACGTACTATCCTTCCTTGAATTTTACCGGGATACCGGTAACGGCTACTGTGAATGAGTTGGATTTCTCATGGGGAGGCAATTCGCCGGCTGAAGGGATTCCTACTGATAACTTCACGGCTGTTTATGCCAAACAGCTTGTCCTTGATAAGCCAAAGAAATTTAAGCTTTCTGGAAAAGCGGATGACGGGATTCGTGTTTATGTTGATGGCAAAAAGGAAGTGGACCTTTGGCAGGATGGCGTCAATCCATTTGAAAAGGAACTATCGCTTGAGGCTGGGACCCATACAATACTTGTTGAGTACTATGACAAGAAATGGAGTGCGACCCTGAAGCTTGGGTTGGAGGATATTACTCCTGTTCCTGTACCTGAAGTGCCAGCTGGCCATTGGAGCGCGTCCTTTTATCCAACAGCTGACCTTACAGGAACTCCTGTTCAGACCTCTTATCAGGACTTAAACTTTTCATGGGGCGGCGGTTCGCCTGATCCCGCAATTCCGGCTGACAATTTTTCAGCGGTATTTGAAAAAACAGTCACTGTAGATGAAACAGGTAATTATAAAATTATCGGTACAGCGGATGACGGAATGAAGATATATGTGGATGGTGTTCTAAAGGTCAATGAATGGAAAGACGGGGTAAGCCAAATCAATGAATCGATTACCCTTGCTGAAGGCAGTCATAAAATCAGGGTTGAATATTACGACCGAAAATGGAGTGCAACACTGCGCCTTGATTTGATTGAAGATTTTTGGAGGGCCCAAATCTATCCAACAGCTGGGCTTACTGGAACACCGGTAAATCTGGCATATGCCGATTTAAATCTTAGCTGGGGTGCTGGCTCACCTCATTCAAGCATACCAGTTGATGGATTTTCTGGAATCTTTGAAAAACAAATCAATATAGAAAAAGCCGGGAAGTACCGACTCACTGGAAAAGCAGATGATGGCGCCCGGATCTATGTCGATGGCATCAAGCAGGTTGATGTGTGGAAGGATGGAGTCAATACAATCAGTCATGACTTAACACTATCAAAAGGGCTTCATACGATTAAGGTTGAGTACTATGACCGGAAGTGGAGCGCGACTTTGAATTTGGATTTAAAAGAAGTCCTGATTGGCAAATCGTTTACTTATACAAGCTATCCCAATACACTGGCTGAAGCTGTAGCCATCCAAATGAATTATTCCCAGACCGATAAGAAATATGATGCGTATGTACGGAGTGATGCATTAACAGTAGATACCGCTACTCCGAATACAGGCATCGTAAACGGTGTTGGCTGGAATGTGCGTGGCGGAAAGCCAATCGACGGTTGGGTTCTTGGAAAGCTGAATGACAAAGAAAGAGTTTCGATCCTTTCAAAGACAGCTAAGCTTACGGATGGGTATATCTGGTATAAAATTAATTACAACAGGTCATGGGTTAATCCAAGCCCTGAAGATATTTCGTATTATTTGAATCCGAATACGTTCCCTCTTGAGAGCAGGCAAAGCTATCAGTTTATCAAACTTTCCCAGCCAGCGGAATCTGATCCGAATGAAGTGAATCAGAAGGTTCTTGCCAGCAAAGGCGTTCTTACCGCCAAGGCATCGGTCTTTCTTCAGGCAGGGCGTTCGTATAACATCAATGAAATTTATTTGATTGCCCACGCTCTTCACGAAACTGGTAATGGAACATCGCATTTGGGAACGGGAGTTAAAGTGAATGTGAAACGTGATGCGAATGGGAATGTCGTTAAAGACGGCAGCGGCAATACGGAAATAGTTGTCTTGGACAGGTCTGCAACAAAGTATGATGCGATTGTCTATAATATGTATGGAATCGGTGCATATGACAGCTGTGCACTCAACTGCGGTGCTAAAAAGGCTTACAATGAAGGCTGGACAACTGTAGATAAGGCAATTATCGGCGGCGCTCAGTTTGTTGCTGAGTCATACATCCATCGCGGCCAGGATACGTTATACAAAATGAAATTTAATCCGGCAAGGCCGGGGTATCATCAATATGCGACCGATATTGGCTGGGCTGTAAAGCAAACGCCGAATATCTATAATATTTACCAAATGCTCGATAGCTACTCGCTTATCTTTGATATCCCTAGTTACAAATAA
- a CDS encoding IspD/TarI family cytidylyltransferase yields the protein MIYAEILAGGKGTRMGNINMPKQFLTLKNTPIIIHTIEKFMLNDRFDKIIVVSPKEWINHTKDIIKKHIGPTDHIVVVEGGSDRNESIMSGIRYIEKTFGLNDDDVIITHDSVRPFLTHRIIEENIDAALEYGAVDTVIEAIDTIIRSEDRETITEIPVRDEMYQGQTPQSFNIKMLVNHYNSLSKEQKEILTDAAKICALKGEKVKLVKGEVFNIKVTTPFDLKVANAILQERIEK from the coding sequence GTGATCTATGCAGAAATCCTCGCGGGCGGAAAAGGGACCCGCATGGGCAATATTAATATGCCTAAGCAATTTCTAACATTGAAAAATACGCCGATTATCATCCACACAATTGAAAAATTCATGTTGAATGATCGGTTCGACAAGATTATTGTTGTTTCACCTAAAGAGTGGATCAACCATACAAAGGATATTATCAAAAAACATATTGGCCCGACAGACCATATTGTGGTTGTGGAAGGCGGCAGTGACCGTAATGAATCAATTATGAGCGGAATCCGCTATATCGAAAAGACATTTGGACTTAATGATGATGATGTAATCATTACTCATGACTCTGTCCGTCCATTCCTGACACATAGAATCATTGAGGAAAATATTGATGCCGCACTTGAGTATGGTGCAGTCGATACAGTAATTGAGGCGATTGATACAATCATCAGGTCAGAAGACCGTGAAACGATTACTGAAATTCCTGTCCGGGATGAAATGTACCAGGGCCAGACCCCACAAAGCTTCAATATCAAAATGCTCGTCAACCATTACAATTCCCTGTCTAAAGAACAGAAGGAAATTCTGACTGACGCCGCTAAAATCTGCGCGCTTAAAGGTGAGAAGGTTAAATTGGTCAAGGGCGAAGTATTCAACATCAAAGTGACTACTCCGTTCGATTTGAAAGTAGCAAATGCTATTTTACAGGAGCGGATTGAAAAATGA
- a CDS encoding ribitol-5-phosphate dehydrogenase, translating into MINQVYRLVSPRQFEVTYKDRSLQSDRIVVRPTYLSICAADQRYYTGSRGKEAMAKKLPMALIHEGIGKIVFDPKGEYKPGTPVVLVPNTPMEQDEIIGENYLRTSKFRSSGYDGFMQDYVFMKRDRIVTLPEDLDPRVAAFIELITISMHSLSRFEKRAHNRRDVFGVWGDGNLGYITALILKKTYPESKVYIFGKTDYKLNHFSFVDEAYQINEIPDDVRVDHAFECAGGIGSQYAINQIIDYIHPEGSISILGVSEYPVEINTRMILEKGLTVIGSSRSGRDDFQRTVDFMRDNPEAVEYLATLIGSVHEVRTIQDIIEAFEKDLTTSWGKTVMEWKI; encoded by the coding sequence ATGATCAATCAAGTATATCGATTAGTTTCTCCGCGCCAATTCGAAGTGACATATAAGGACCGCTCACTGCAGTCCGACCGGATTGTTGTCCGTCCGACTTACCTTTCTATCTGTGCTGCGGACCAGCGCTATTATACAGGTTCAAGGGGCAAGGAAGCGATGGCAAAGAAACTGCCAATGGCGCTTATCCATGAGGGAATCGGAAAGATTGTCTTTGATCCGAAAGGCGAGTATAAGCCAGGTACACCTGTTGTCCTTGTTCCGAATACACCTATGGAGCAGGATGAAATCATTGGTGAAAACTACTTGCGGACCAGCAAATTCCGCTCAAGCGGCTATGATGGTTTCATGCAGGATTATGTATTCATGAAACGCGACCGGATTGTTACCCTGCCAGAAGATTTGGATCCCCGTGTGGCTGCTTTCATTGAGCTTATTACGATTAGCATGCATTCCCTGTCCCGTTTCGAAAAAAGAGCCCATAACCGAAGAGATGTTTTTGGTGTGTGGGGAGATGGGAATCTTGGTTATATTACTGCCTTGATCCTTAAAAAGACCTACCCGGAAAGCAAGGTATACATTTTTGGAAAAACGGACTACAAGCTGAACCACTTTTCTTTCGTGGATGAAGCTTATCAAATTAACGAGATTCCGGATGATGTCAGGGTTGACCATGCATTCGAATGTGCTGGCGGTATAGGCAGCCAATATGCAATTAACCAAATTATTGATTATATCCATCCTGAAGGATCTATCTCCATTCTTGGCGTTTCTGAATATCCGGTTGAGATTAACACCCGGATGATTCTTGAAAAAGGGCTTACTGTCATTGGAAGCAGCCGGAGCGGCAGGGATGATTTTCAAAGGACGGTCGATTTCATGAGGGACAATCCCGAGGCGGTTGAGTACCTTGCAACTCTGATTGGGTCTGTCCATGAAGTCAGGACTATTCAGGATATTATTGAAGCGTTTGAAAAGGATTTAACTACCTCCTGGGGAAAGACAGTTATGGAGTGGAAGATTTAA
- a CDS encoding CDP-glycerol glycerophosphotransferase family protein encodes MRSLRYLPTILVKWLVRLSFLLFSALFKIKEKKVTFASYRDTELKGNLACIHQEFRDKYPEYEAAFLFKKLSTTKLGKASYLLHMMKASYHLATSRFFIIDDYYFPVYAIKPRSGTDIVQLWHAAGAFKKFGLSTIDKSFGPSASYLKHLKIHSNYTKVYVSSAEVVPHYAEAFDMNEKDIFPLGVPRTDYFFKDKIHKELTSRFFERYPSLMGKKLMLYAPTFRGKSHYQDQFKLPLDFSEMQEELGDGYALIVHLHPYMRGNVETQGKCEGFVCHIQGEFTIEELLVLSDILITDYSSVIFDYSLLCRPIAFIAGDLEDYKAERDFYYEFESFIPGPFYTATKPLSQWIKAGEFDLGKVIGFRDRFFDYHDGKSSSRIVRHLIEQDSFGSSD; translated from the coding sequence ATGCGAAGTTTAAGATATTTGCCCACAATACTTGTAAAGTGGCTGGTTAGGCTATCCTTTTTGTTATTTAGTGCCCTATTTAAGATCAAGGAAAAAAAAGTGACATTTGCATCCTATAGGGATACCGAACTAAAGGGGAATCTTGCCTGCATCCATCAGGAATTTAGGGACAAGTATCCAGAATATGAAGCTGCTTTTCTTTTTAAAAAGCTAAGTACAACAAAGCTTGGAAAGGCCAGTTATCTTTTGCATATGATGAAAGCCAGTTACCATCTTGCAACATCCCGGTTCTTCATTATTGATGACTATTATTTTCCCGTGTACGCCATCAAGCCTAGATCCGGTACGGATATCGTCCAACTGTGGCATGCAGCTGGGGCATTTAAAAAATTCGGCCTGAGTACGATTGATAAATCGTTCGGGCCGAGTGCTTCATACCTAAAGCATTTGAAAATCCACTCAAATTATACAAAGGTGTACGTCAGCTCCGCTGAGGTTGTTCCTCATTACGCCGAAGCCTTTGATATGAATGAGAAAGATATCTTTCCCCTTGGCGTTCCGAGGACAGATTACTTCTTCAAGGACAAAATCCACAAAGAATTAACAAGCCGCTTCTTTGAAAGGTATCCCTCCTTGATGGGAAAAAAACTAATGCTTTATGCGCCTACCTTCCGCGGGAAAAGCCATTATCAGGACCAGTTTAAGCTTCCTCTCGACTTTAGTGAAATGCAGGAGGAACTTGGGGATGGGTATGCGCTGATTGTTCACCTTCATCCATATATGAGGGGCAATGTGGAAACACAGGGTAAATGTGAGGGGTTCGTCTGCCATATTCAGGGCGAATTCACGATTGAAGAGCTTCTTGTACTCTCGGATATCCTAATTACTGATTATTCATCGGTTATTTTTGACTATAGTCTATTGTGCCGGCCGATTGCATTTATTGCGGGCGATTTGGAAGACTATAAAGCAGAACGAGATTTTTATTATGAATTTGAAAGCTTTATACCTGGGCCATTTTACACGGCAACCAAGCCTCTCTCCCAATGGATAAAAGCTGGGGAATTTGATCTGGGAAAAGTCATTGGCTTCCGTGACCGATTCTTCGATTACCATGATGGGAAATCGAGCAGCCGGATTGTAAGGCATCTTATTGAACAGGATAGCTTTGGTTCTTCAGACTAA
- a CDS encoding CDP-glycerol glycerophosphotransferase family protein: MAINLTGKLKLKVSAVYNSISRNRGSILYRLFYTKGFRLLYKLLCFLPLDSKKVIFASDSRTDLSGNFEFVYKQLLETQPQFKYRFMLKPGTGARKSVGEIISLAYNLATSKFILLDDFYPMVYPLKIRDGAELIQLWHAVGAFKTFGYSRTGLPGGPSPNSLNHRNYTKAIVSSKNVAKHYAEGFGISEDKVIATGIPRTDIFFDEIHKEKVRQALYEKYPFLKNKKVIMFAPTFRGPGQQTAYYPTDVLDLDKLYRALGDEYVFLLKMHPFVKEYWEIPDKYSDFYFDFSSYREINDLLFITDILVTDYSSVCFEFALLGKPMVFFAPDVEEYIAERDFYYNYFSFIPGPLARSDDELIQVIGEERFEEERLDSFVHYFYDDLDGKSSERVVNQLIVSNCKQN, from the coding sequence ATGGCAATTAATCTGACTGGGAAACTTAAGCTGAAAGTCTCTGCTGTTTACAATTCAATTAGTAGAAACAGGGGATCGATTTTGTATCGCCTTTTTTACACAAAGGGATTTCGGCTTTTATATAAACTATTGTGCTTTCTGCCGCTGGATTCTAAAAAGGTTATTTTTGCTTCCGACAGCCGTACCGATTTGAGTGGGAACTTTGAATTTGTTTATAAACAGCTGCTTGAGACCCAACCGCAGTTCAAATACCGATTTATGCTGAAACCGGGCACAGGTGCCAGGAAATCCGTAGGGGAAATCATATCACTAGCTTACAATCTAGCGACATCAAAGTTTATTTTGCTTGATGACTTTTACCCGATGGTTTACCCTTTGAAGATTAGAGACGGGGCAGAACTAATCCAGCTTTGGCATGCTGTAGGCGCCTTTAAAACATTTGGTTACAGCCGTACCGGCCTGCCTGGAGGGCCGAGCCCCAACTCCTTGAACCATCGGAATTATACAAAGGCAATTGTCAGCTCGAAAAACGTGGCAAAGCATTATGCAGAAGGATTTGGAATAAGTGAGGATAAAGTGATTGCCACAGGAATTCCAAGAACAGATATTTTCTTTGATGAAATCCATAAAGAAAAAGTAAGACAGGCTCTTTATGAAAAATATCCTTTTCTGAAAAATAAGAAAGTCATTATGTTTGCACCAACATTCCGAGGTCCAGGGCAGCAAACTGCATATTACCCAACAGATGTGCTTGATTTGGACAAGCTTTACAGAGCCTTGGGGGATGAGTATGTATTCTTGCTTAAAATGCATCCATTTGTAAAAGAATATTGGGAAATACCTGATAAATATAGCGATTTTTACTTTGATTTCTCATCCTACCGTGAAATCAATGACCTTTTGTTCATAACTGATATACTGGTTACTGATTATTCATCCGTATGCTTTGAATTTGCCCTTCTTGGTAAACCGATGGTGTTTTTTGCGCCGGATGTCGAAGAGTATATTGCCGAAAGGGATTTTTATTATAATTATTTTTCCTTCATTCCAGGACCTCTGGCAAGGTCTGATGATGAGTTAATCCAAGTCATTGGTGAAGAGCGTTTTGAAGAAGAACGGCTGGACTCCTTTGTCCATTATTTTTATGATGATTTGGACGGGAAATCAAGTGAGCGAGTAGTGAATCAACTGATTGTAAGCAACTGTAAACAGAACTAG